A stretch of the Theileria equi strain WA chromosome 1, complete sequence genome encodes the following:
- a CDS encoding hypothetical protein (encoded by transcript BEWA_026950A), protein MINRQYVPIVRRFKSILSCKRPGLAHQVRRLSTGEFDIFKKLKDSTNPEESKDDARKPSDKVMPRHFPRVYENLQVIKLVDEILNLTLIEAADLCDLCQEKLAERNGPAFNNGFIPGRTPFPHPHTFFSGTPPLGDYNVTGMGMVSPGMAQMGAGMPMGVAPYV, encoded by the exons atgaTAAACCGTCAATATGTGCCTATAGTACGCCGTTTCAAGTCCATTTTGAGCTGCAAAAGGCCAGGGTTGGCCCATCAAGTCCGTCGCCTCTCCACCGGGGAGTTTGACATTTTCAAGAAGCTCAAGGACTCCACAAACCCAGAGGAGAGCAAAGATGACGCCAGAAAGCCTTCAGATAAGGTAATGCCACGCCATTTCCCGCGAGTATACGAGAACCTACAGGTCATCAAGTTGGTGGACGAAATCCTCAACCTAACGCTCATAGAGGCAGCAGATTTGTGCGACTTGTGCCAAGAGAAGTTGGCAGAACGAAATG GACCTGCGTTTAACAACGGATTCATACCAGGAAGAACTCCATTCCCGCATCCACACACCTTCTTTTCGGGTACGCCTCCTCTCGGAGATTACAATGTCACAGGAATGGGTATGGTCAGTCCGGGCATGGCCCAGATGGGCGCAGGAATGCCAATGGGAGTCGCCCCGTACGTTTAA
- a CDS encoding hypothetical protein (encoded by transcript BEWA_026960A) gives MTLEYVPGEHREPLSRLSALLGDCIHPVPLLQLVGMPYSGKSTLLGSFIKEKDLPHTTLDCSVFSESKNTKSSTLVKWKWSLFVKKLLKSISQVNPEESKLCSRLRSFEITSPNDILSLLLRLTYAENEVEELKKCLVIVLDNYQELLHSEPMLLTYFLRIHERLGSPPGDSPKRLKRKVVIVLVGHYAVPQFLIGSMHIPVINVSALQKESCLEILTAKFRDKALEIAREKLERLLQEDAVDVLEIARLAWTNYVSYLVDVIYQWYRNDFNSLGFYCRFVALSSKCISRLFWPVYLDHVTEDPKRTMEVIAEEKHLASTMDIYIRRITQDYQSRFVNDLRESSMATTKRHKFHGSRLSKYIIIGAAVAAMCDYKNVKRQLKKTTRRPRAPPSAESREPWNSLRNFDTNALISFTEWVMLTNEGTKIKLDSLFYKQLFWVIQEGFIRPVSAANNFRSVAVGKSGLLWQKEQEYSTLTTHTAKQGNQYLIQMTKQNIQLSLIVCPYTQTLKRPFRHPKK, from the exons ATGACGCTAGAATACGTCCCAGGAGAACACAGGGAGCCTCTTTCAAGGCTTTCAGCGCTCCTGGGAGAT TGTATACACCCAGTTCCGCTCCTGCAGCTCGTAGGAATGCCATACTCTGGGAAGAGTACCCTTTTAGGCTCATTTATCAAGGAGAAGGACCTCCCTCACACAACTCTCGACTGCAGCGTCTTCTCGG AATCAAAGAATACAAAGTCATCCACGCTTGtaaaatggaaatggagCCTATTCGTCAAGAAGTTGCTAAAGTCTATATCGCAGGTTAACCCCGAAGAATCAAAACTCTGTTCAAGGTTGCGTTCCTTTGAAATTACTTCGCCGAATGACATTCTGTCGTTGTTGTTAAGGCTTACATATGCGGAGAACGAGGTGGAGGAGCTAAAAAAGTGCCTGGTCATCGTTCTAGACAACTACCAGGAGCTCCTCCACTCTGAGCCCATGCTTCTCACCTACTTTCTAAGGATACACGAGCGTCTAGGATCCCCTCCCGGCGATTCTCCTAAAAG GCTCAAGAGAAAAGTGGTCATTGTCCTCGTGGGTCACTATGCAGTTCCACAGTTTTTAATCGGCTCGATGCATATCCCCGTTATAAACGTGAGTGCCTTGCAAAAGGAGTCTTGTCTCGAGATATTGACTGCGAAATTCCGGGACAAGGCCCTCGAAATCGCCAGGGAAAAGCTAGAGCGTTTGTTGCAAGAAGATGCTGTAGATGTGCTGGAGATTGCAAGACTAGCCTGGACCAATTACGTAAGCTACCTAGTAGACGTCATTTACCAGTGGTATCGAAACGACTTTAATTCTCTCGGGTTCTACTGCAGGTTTGTTGCCCTGTCGTCAAAATGCATCTCTAGACTCTTTTGGCCGGTCTACTTGGACCACGTTACAGAGGACCCGAAAAGGACAATGGAGGTAATCGCAGAAGAAAAGCACCTTGCAAGTACCATGGACATTTACATACGGAGGATCACGCAAGACTACCAAAGTCGCTTTGTAAATGACCTCAGGGAGAGTTCCATGGCAACCACCAAGAGGCACAAGTTCCACGGCAGTAGACTATCAAAATACATTATCATTGGAGCTGCAGTTGCGGCCATGTGCGACTACAAGAACGTCAAGAGGCAGCTGAAAAAGACCACGAGACGTCCCAGAGCGCCTCCCTCTGCCGAATCCAGAGAGCCCTGGAACTCCCTCCGCAACTTTGATACAAACGCTCTAATCTCATTTACCGAATGGGTAATGCTCACCAACGAGGGAACCAAGATCAAACTCGACTCTCTCTTTTACAAACAG CTATTCTGGGTCATTCAAGAGGGCTTTATACGCCCGGTTTCGGCTGCCAACAACTTTAGGAGTGTGGCTGTCGGGAAGAGCGGTTTGTTGTGGCAAAAGGAACAGGAATACTCCACTTTGACGACACACACAGCCAAGCAGGGGAACCAGTACCTCATCCAAATGACCAAGCAGAACATCCAACTCTCGCTCATCGTTTGTCCATACACACAAACACTCAAACGACCCTTTAGGCACCCAAAGAAATGA